The Fictibacillus arsenicus genome contains a region encoding:
- a CDS encoding M42 family metallopeptidase has protein sequence MNKETLELFKTLTEMPAAPGFERDLRKFVRQELEPVSDEIIQDGLGSIFGVKKGNGGPKIMVAGHMDEVGFMVTKITKNGMLKFQELGGWWSQVLLAQRVNIYTDSGEVITGIIGSTPPHLLSEDQRNRPMGIKNMYIDIGADDDKDAYNMGVRPGQQIVPICPFTPMANPRKIMAKAWDNRYGVGLAIELLKELKDETLPNELYSGATVQEEVGLRGSKTAANLIQPDLFFALDASPANDMMGDKSEFGQLGKGALLRILDRTMVTHRGMKEFILDTAETNNIPYQYFISQGGTDAGSVHVSGNGVPSAVIGICSRYIHTHASIIHIDDYAAAKELLVNLIKTADASTLQTILENS, from the coding sequence ATGAATAAAGAAACACTCGAATTGTTTAAAACGTTGACGGAGATGCCTGCTGCACCAGGATTTGAAAGAGATCTCCGCAAGTTTGTCCGCCAGGAACTCGAACCGGTTTCTGATGAAATTATTCAAGACGGACTAGGGAGTATTTTCGGAGTTAAAAAAGGCAATGGCGGACCAAAGATCATGGTTGCCGGTCATATGGATGAAGTCGGTTTTATGGTTACAAAAATTACGAAGAACGGAATGCTTAAATTTCAGGAATTGGGAGGCTGGTGGAGCCAAGTTCTTTTGGCACAGCGTGTAAATATATACACAGATTCTGGAGAAGTTATCACAGGGATCATTGGATCAACCCCTCCGCATCTGCTTTCTGAGGATCAGCGTAATAGACCGATGGGCATTAAGAATATGTATATTGATATCGGAGCAGATGATGATAAAGATGCTTATAACATGGGAGTCAGACCGGGTCAGCAAATCGTTCCAATCTGCCCATTCACTCCTATGGCGAACCCTAGGAAAATCATGGCAAAAGCTTGGGATAACCGTTATGGTGTAGGTCTCGCGATTGAATTGTTAAAAGAACTTAAAGATGAAACTCTTCCAAACGAACTTTACAGCGGTGCGACAGTACAGGAAGAAGTAGGACTTAGAGGATCAAAGACAGCTGCAAACTTGATTCAGCCGGATTTGTTCTTTGCACTTGATGCGAGTCCTGCAAATGACATGATGGGTGATAAAAGTGAATTTGGCCAGCTTGGAAAAGGGGCTTTATTAAGAATTTTAGACAGAACGATGGTTACACATAGAGGAATGAAAGAGTTTATTCTAGATACGGCTGAAACAAACAATATTCCATATCAATATTTTATCTCACAGGGCGGAACAGATGCTGGCAGTGTACACGTTTCAGGAAACGGTGTACCTTCTGCTGTAATCGGTATTTGCTCCCGTTATATTCATACACATGCTTCAATTATCCATATCGATGACTATGCAGCGGCAAAAGAATTGCTTGTTAATTTAATTAAAACTGCAGATGCTTCTACGCTTCAAACAATCTTAGAAAATAGTTAA
- the queC gene encoding 7-cyano-7-deazaguanine synthase QueC, translating to MSKKAVIVLSGGLDSTTCMGIAKAEGYDLYPITFHYGQRHNREVEQAIEVGKYYGVADHRIVDLTFLKDIGGSALTDETLDVPTETEEGIPVTYVPARNMIFLALASAYAEVIGATAVYTGVSAVDYSGYPDCRPEFIHSMEETINLATKAGVTGKNILVKTPLINLSKKETIEAGLSLNVPYELTTSCYNGKESACGKCDSCLLRLKGFKEAGSFDPIAYEN from the coding sequence ATGAGTAAAAAAGCAGTTATTGTCCTAAGCGGAGGACTTGATAGCACGACATGCATGGGAATCGCGAAAGCGGAAGGCTATGATCTTTATCCTATAACGTTTCATTATGGGCAGCGTCACAATCGGGAAGTAGAACAGGCAATTGAAGTAGGTAAGTATTATGGAGTTGCTGACCATAGAATTGTTGATCTTACTTTCTTAAAAGATATAGGCGGAAGTGCTTTAACAGATGAGACTTTAGATGTTCCAACTGAGACTGAAGAAGGCATTCCAGTCACTTATGTGCCTGCCCGGAATATGATTTTCCTGGCATTAGCAAGTGCATATGCAGAAGTCATAGGTGCAACAGCAGTTTATACAGGAGTCTCCGCTGTTGATTATAGCGGATACCCTGACTGCCGGCCTGAATTTATTCATAGCATGGAAGAAACGATTAACCTGGCAACGAAAGCTGGGGTTACAGGGAAGAACATCCTTGTAAAAACTCCGTTAATCAATCTTTCAAAAAAGGAAACGATTGAAGCTGGATTATCTCTTAACGTGCCTTATGAATTAACAACCTCTTGTTACAACGGAAAAGAATCCGCATGCGGGAAATGTGACAGCTGTCTGCTCCGTCTTAAAGGATTTAAAGAAGCAGGTTCTTTTGACCCCATCGCATACGAAAACTAG
- a CDS encoding 7-carboxy-7-deazaguanine synthase QueE, with amino-acid sequence MKSFDLPSKDIWRHWKLPMVEIFETVEGEGLQAGYPTVFVRVFHCNLRCTWCDTTYSYAPAKPEFEASIDEIISTIKSFRSSRICFTGGEPLIHREKSAALLMAMADLEHIVDIHIETNGAIDLVPFEKLRNSHPELQRKMRFVMDYKLPASGEMDKMNLGNFKELQNQDEIKFVIGSEEDFEITQQVVEHHYRKGQICVSPVWESMPPRRLVELLLESHLPNAKLSLQLHKVIWHPEERGV; translated from the coding sequence ATGAAGTCGTTCGATCTGCCATCTAAAGACATCTGGAGACATTGGAAACTCCCGATGGTTGAAATTTTTGAAACAGTAGAGGGGGAAGGTCTTCAGGCAGGCTATCCAACTGTATTTGTAAGAGTCTTTCATTGTAATCTGCGTTGTACTTGGTGCGACACGACTTATAGTTATGCACCTGCAAAGCCTGAATTTGAAGCATCCATTGATGAGATCATTTCAACTATTAAATCATTCCGTTCTTCCCGTATTTGTTTCACGGGAGGCGAACCCCTCATCCATCGAGAAAAGTCTGCAGCTTTGCTCATGGCAATGGCTGATTTAGAACACATTGTAGATATCCATATTGAAACAAATGGTGCTATCGATTTAGTTCCTTTTGAAAAACTGCGTAATTCCCACCCAGAACTTCAAAGAAAAATGAGGTTTGTTATGGATTACAAACTTCCTGCTTCTGGTGAGATGGACAAAATGAATTTAGGTAATTTTAAAGAACTTCAAAATCAGGATGAAATTAAATTTGTAATCGGCTCAGAAGAAGATTTTGAAATTACGCAACAAGTGGTGGAGCATCATTATCGAAAAGGACAGATTTGTGTAAGTCCGGTTTGGGAAAGTATGCCGCCAAGAAGGCTAGTGGAACTTTTATTAGAAAGTCATTTGCCGAATGCTAAGTTGAGCCTGCAGCTTCATAAAGTAATCTGGCACCCAGAAGAGAGAGGGGTATAA
- the queD gene encoding 6-carboxytetrahydropterin synthase QueD produces the protein MTYKIPKDVQMLDRDIKREQLKYHNKRVAVCKEFTFDAAHHLHCYEGKCKNLHGHTYKLVITMSGYVNEIGISVDFGEIKEIFKTAIDEKLDHRYLNEVLPPMNTTAENMVVWMWEQIDAELKQRGLSEKGHRIEELKLYETPTSFAVMKREWMVGE, from the coding sequence ATGACCTATAAAATTCCTAAAGATGTTCAAATGCTTGACCGTGATATAAAGCGTGAGCAATTAAAATATCACAATAAACGTGTTGCAGTCTGCAAAGAATTTACGTTTGATGCAGCCCATCACCTTCACTGTTATGAGGGAAAGTGTAAGAACCTTCATGGCCACACGTATAAACTTGTAATCACAATGAGTGGATATGTGAACGAGATCGGTATATCAGTGGATTTTGGTGAAATTAAAGAAATTTTCAAGACAGCAATTGATGAAAAACTTGATCATAGATACTTAAACGAAGTGCTTCCTCCAATGAATACAACTGCTGAAAATATGGTTGTCTGGATGTGGGAACAGATTGATGCTGAACTAAAACAAAGAGGCTTATCTGAAAAAGGGCACAGAATCGAAGAATTAAAGCTGTATGAAACTCCAACAAGCTTTGCCGTTATGAAAAGAGAATGGATGGTGGGAGAATGA
- a CDS encoding PepSY domain-containing protein, whose amino-acid sequence MKWRNLIFAGLAGAAAGYAFTKKQTEWLSPEKALKMLKEKANQTYNISGSWILVNRESTFVFGLPYTVYKGGFSDSSYGSAPVHYEFLIEAKTGTLLQLIEK is encoded by the coding sequence ATGAAATGGAGAAACTTAATCTTTGCCGGACTTGCAGGTGCTGCAGCAGGCTATGCATTTACTAAAAAACAAACAGAATGGCTCTCACCCGAAAAAGCATTAAAAATGTTGAAAGAAAAAGCAAATCAAACCTATAACATTTCAGGTTCATGGATTTTAGTCAATCGAGAAAGTACTTTTGTTTTTGGTCTTCCATACACGGTTTATAAAGGCGGCTTTTCTGACTCAAGTTATGGCAGTGCCCCTGTACATTACGAATTTTTAATCGAAGCAAAAACAGGGACACTGCTTCAGCTTATTGAAAAATAA
- a CDS encoding YtnP family quorum-quenching lactonase, translated as MDQWKIGEITLTWLDGGVTHMDGGAMFGVVPKPLWEKRYPVNDKNQIELRTEPILIKGLGGKNILIESGIGAGKLTDKQLRNYGVSEESLIHKSLEKEGLAPSDIDIVLMTHMHFDHACGLSKWQEDKLVPVFENAVIYTSEIEWAELKNPNVRSQNTYWRENWEPIAHQVKTFEEEIVPIEGIKMIHTGGHSDGHSIIELNVGSEKIYHLGDIMPTHAHHNPLWVLAYDDYPMTSIFAKQKWIKPDTWYFFYHDCIYRAVKWDKDGNILERVPRSPKM; from the coding sequence ATGGATCAGTGGAAAATCGGCGAGATAACACTAACTTGGCTGGACGGTGGAGTAACACATATGGACGGCGGTGCAATGTTTGGAGTTGTTCCAAAACCTTTGTGGGAAAAAAGATATCCCGTTAATGACAAAAATCAGATTGAGTTAAGAACTGAACCCATTCTTATCAAAGGACTTGGAGGTAAAAATATCTTAATTGAGTCTGGAATTGGAGCTGGTAAATTAACAGATAAGCAGCTAAGGAACTATGGTGTTTCTGAAGAATCTCTAATTCATAAGAGCCTTGAAAAAGAAGGTCTGGCTCCTAGTGATATTGATATTGTCCTTATGACACATATGCATTTTGACCATGCATGCGGACTATCCAAGTGGCAAGAAGATAAATTGGTACCAGTTTTCGAAAACGCTGTCATCTACACATCGGAAATAGAATGGGCAGAGCTTAAAAATCCTAATGTACGTTCTCAAAATACATACTGGCGTGAAAATTGGGAACCTATTGCTCACCAAGTAAAAACATTCGAAGAAGAGATTGTACCTATAGAAGGTATAAAAATGATACATACCGGAGGCCATAGCGATGGGCATTCAATCATCGAGCTTAATGTTGGCAGCGAAAAAATATATCATCTAGGTGATATCATGCCTACTCACGCTCACCATAATCCTCTCTGGGTTTTAGCGTATGATGATTATCCAATGACATCTATTTTTGCAAAGCAGAAATGGATTAAACCTGATACATGGTATTTCTTCTATCATGACTGCATTTACAGAGCAGTAAAATGGGATAAAGATGGGAACATATTGGAAAGAGTACCGCGTTCTCCAAAAATGTGA
- the trmB gene encoding tRNA (guanosine(46)-N7)-methyltransferase TrmB, with protein MRQRFKPWAKEKLLDNPGVVSLEPESMKGKWSSFFGNDNPIHIEVGTGKGQFIKGMGKQNPSINYLGMELYDSIIITALDRILEDGTSNVKLIRADATHILDYFETGEIDRVYLNFSDPWPKKKHAKRRLTHESFLERYETILKKQGEIHFKTDNQGLFEYSLHSMSKYGMIFQDVSLDLHKSGMDNVMTEYEEKFSEKGFRIYRMEAQFRS; from the coding sequence ATGCGTCAACGGTTTAAGCCTTGGGCTAAAGAAAAATTATTGGACAACCCCGGAGTAGTATCACTTGAACCTGAATCCATGAAAGGAAAGTGGAGTTCTTTCTTTGGAAATGATAATCCGATTCATATTGAAGTTGGAACAGGTAAAGGTCAATTTATTAAAGGCATGGGTAAGCAGAATCCATCCATAAATTATTTAGGGATGGAGCTTTATGACAGCATCATCATTACTGCATTGGACAGAATCTTAGAAGATGGAACGTCCAATGTAAAATTAATTCGTGCAGATGCAACCCATATTTTAGATTATTTCGAAACGGGAGAAATCGATCGTGTTTATCTTAATTTCTCTGATCCATGGCCAAAGAAAAAACATGCAAAAAGAAGACTTACACATGAAAGCTTCTTAGAACGTTATGAAACCATCCTAAAAAAACAAGGTGAGATTCATTTTAAAACGGATAATCAAGGGTTATTTGAATATTCACTTCATAGCATGTCTAAATACGGCATGATTTTTCAGGATGTTAGTCTTGATCTTCATAAAAGCGGTATGGACAACGTTATGACTGAATATGAAGAAAAGTTTTCGGAAAAGGGATTTCGTATATACAGAATGGAAGCTCAATTTCGTTCATAA
- a CDS encoding YtzH-like family protein: protein MPLTYNDQLHIIRDLLQDHYTDCAGSPSECAQIERLAAHLIENGEIHEEVRNILTNINEYSHTGFSHQHLEEHISNHLPHLESWINTIQTHHPY, encoded by the coding sequence ATGCCATTAACTTACAATGATCAATTGCATATAATCAGAGATCTTCTGCAAGACCATTATACAGATTGTGCCGGTTCACCATCAGAATGTGCACAAATTGAACGCTTGGCTGCACATTTGATTGAAAATGGTGAAATCCACGAAGAAGTAAGAAATATTTTAACAAATATCAATGAATATAGTCATACAGGTTTCTCACATCAGCACTTGGAAGAACATATATCTAATCATCTTCCACATCTGGAATCGTGGATTAATACGATTCAGACACACCATCCATATTAA
- a CDS encoding phosphotransferase family protein codes for MEQILGEDWQVSPAGGATGEAYIAEYGNQKLFLKRNSSPFLAVLSAEGIVPKLLWTKRLGNGDVITAQQWLNGRELKAADMKSKNVAELLAKIHQSQELLGMMNRLEKKRLTPVDMLNDIQKQMRKEKDYLEIINDSFAYLMETASEVEVENMVVCHCDVNHNNWLLSDTNELFLIDWDGAMIADPALDLGMLLYSYIPYEEWDNWLEIYGQTLDDDLERRMHWYVLAQTISSFFWYKEKGQSKETAQFAESIKELAGTI; via the coding sequence TTGGAACAGATTTTGGGAGAAGATTGGCAGGTTTCCCCTGCTGGCGGAGCAACAGGAGAAGCATATATAGCTGAATACGGGAACCAAAAACTGTTCTTAAAGCGTAATTCCTCTCCGTTTTTAGCTGTTCTTTCGGCTGAAGGCATTGTACCCAAATTGTTATGGACAAAAAGACTTGGCAACGGTGATGTTATTACTGCACAGCAGTGGCTTAACGGACGAGAATTAAAAGCAGCTGATATGAAGAGTAAAAACGTAGCAGAACTGTTAGCAAAAATCCATCAGTCTCAAGAGCTGCTGGGAATGATGAACCGCTTAGAAAAAAAGAGACTGACTCCTGTTGATATGCTGAATGATATTCAAAAGCAGATGCGGAAAGAAAAAGATTACCTCGAGATAATTAATGATTCATTTGCTTATCTAATGGAAACTGCATCAGAAGTTGAAGTTGAGAATATGGTGGTATGTCATTGTGATGTAAATCATAATAATTGGCTCTTAAGTGATACTAATGAATTATTTCTTATTGACTGGGATGGTGCAATGATTGCAGACCCTGCCTTGGATTTAGGTATGCTGCTCTATAGCTATATTCCTTATGAAGAGTGGGATAACTGGCTGGAAATCTATGGTCAGACTTTGGATGATGATCTTGAACGTAGAATGCATTGGTATGTACTTGCACAAACAATCAGTTCTTTTTTCTGGTATAAAGAAAAAGGACAGTCAAAGGAAACTGCCCAGTTTGCTGAAAGTATCAAGGAACTTGCGGGGACGATCTGA